The nucleotide window tttaaTTTTTCgagataaattaattaaaaaaggaAATTAACGCCAGTATTCCACGATTCTTGTTCTAGGGCACTAATTAGCTGCTCCAAATTAGTAAAAGTTTAACAAAGCACTTGGGCGGGCAAAACAGCAAGCCAGTGAGTGAAGACTGGCCAACAAATGTCACGCTAAGGAAAAATACGCAGAAAATAGATTAAGTAAGATAGACATTCACTTTGATTCGTCATTTTACAATGACCAATAGTATCCTGTAACCCAAGGCTAAAGCCCTTTTGCTTCGCCAACTTGTATTCTTGTAACACAACATATAATTTTCAACTAATCTTGTCATATGCCAACATCACTGATTGAGTTATAATAATTGATTAAAGTTGATAAAGGCAAGAGGTCAAATGGGGCACACACATCGAGAAAAAGAAAACGAAAGACAACAAAGCAAAGAAAAGTATAGATGCCATTCGCACCATTCATGTGGCATCTATAATTACATGCAAATTAAATTAGTACTAGAACAAATTTTAACAGAATGTTGAAAAAGTAGGACCAGTGTTACTGATATAAAACCCCACCAATCCAACACTTCTCTTCACAACTCTACCTTATATTTCTTCATCCAAAATGACACGTGTCAAAGATTTCTTCGCCGGAATGTTGGATTCCGGCAAGAACGTTAATTTTTCCAAAGGAAAAAAGAAACTATTCTTGACCGTCGTTGCCTCAGTCCTACTCGTTGCAGCAGTTATCGGAGTAGTTGTCGGTGTAAAATTCCGTTCAAATAACTCCGACGACCACGCAGACATACAGGCCATTACCTCTGCAGCTCATGCCATTGTAAAATCTGCGTGTGAAAACACCCTGCACCCCGAATTATGTTACTCTACAATTGCAAGtgtttcagatttctccaaaaaAGTAACTAGCCAAAAAGACGTGATTGAGTTGTCCTTGAATATCACCTGCAGGGCCGTCCAACACAACTTTTTTAAGGTCGAAAAACTCATCAAAACAAGAAAAGGTATTACTTATTAAAATGCATAACCATCTCGAATAAACTTAAATTAACTAACAAAGTACACTTTTAATTACTGTATTTAATTATATTATGTCTTAACTTGGGGCCTTGAGAAACAGTCTCTCTGCTCAATGTAAGGGTAAGGTATAATTTACCCTCCATAGACTCCACTAGTCGGATTCTACTgagatgttgatgttgttgttatgTCTTTAACTTGCCCTTAACGTCGTGTAGGTAGGTTTGATTTCATATTGTCTGATTGAATATCATGTTGAACGGTGTGACTGATATATTAAGTAATTGTTTAATTATACAGGTCTAAAGCCACGAGAAAAGGTTGCGTTGCACGATTGCCTTGAGACAATAGACGAGACTCTCGACGAACTCCACACGGCCATAAAAGACCTCGAGCTATATCCCAACAAAAAGTCTCTGAAAGCCCACGCAGATGACCTTAAAACTCTAATAAGTTCAGCAATTACTAACCAAGAGACTTGCCTTGACGGTTTCTCTCACGACGACGCCGATAAAAAGGTTCGCAAAGCTTTGCTGAAAGGTCAAAAGCACGTAGAAAAAATGTGCAGTAATGCTTTAGCTATGATTTGTAATATGACCGATACAGACATTGCTAATGAGCAGAAGTTGAAGGGTACCACTACTAACAGGTATTAAAATTTGTCTTGTCCGAATATCTTAaagtttaaattattaaaaagagtgtatatttatttgcttaattatATTTACGACGCTGCAAGCATTGTtatactaaaaaatatatatttatttacttaattatgtcttaaACAATAGGAAGTTGAGAGAGGACAATAGTGAGTGGCCGGAGTGGTTGTCTGCTGGGGACAGAAGATTGCTGCAGTCCTCGACGGTGAGGCCCGACGTGGTTGTGGCGGCGGACGGAAGCGGAAATTTCAAGACGGTGTCGGAGGCGGTAGCAAAAGCACCAGAGAAGAGCAGCAAGAGGTATGTAATAAGGATAAAAGCTGGTGTTTACAGGGAGAATGTAGATGTGCCGAAGAAGAAGACAAATATTATGTTTATGGGAGATGGAAGAAGCAATACTATTATTACAGGAAGTAGAAATGTGAAAGATGGTAGCACTACTTTCCACTCCGCCACTGTTGGTAAGTTTTTCAATTATTTGTATCCAGCTAGCTTTAAAAAATTGTAACTTTTTTCTTCTGATTAATTCCTTAGTTTACTACTAATACCATGTAGAGTTAGCTTAGGTCTGCAGCTAACTATCGCTAATTGGATTTATTGCTATTTTAACTAATCTTACTATTAGTAATTAACGTTGAGGAAATGGCGTGAATGTCCTTAAACTGGTGGTTTAATGTTATTGCTGATTATATTGATTGAAACTAAGAAACTACTTATTAACCTTTTACCGTAATCTTTGACCTCCTCCGTCCCCTCTTATCAATGGTCATGTCCTTAGTGATAAAACAACGTCATATCCTGCCTAATTATTATGAAAAATTTAGTGTAAATCATTCTTTAGGCGAGTGTATATAAGTTAAGCCCATTTCAAAGTAGAAATCATTGTTTCGGAGCTGGAATCCTGGAAAATGTGCTAATAATTCCACACACGAACAAAATAATGCGTACAATGTTGCAAAGGAATTGAAGCAGGGATATGGCCATGTGGGAAGGTACTATTTGGAACATTATCTTTTCTTTTGGGTGAGATTTAGTAACATTATCGGTCCCTACTCAGTCCTAAAGTATAAAATTATTACTATGTTACatcacattttaaaaaaaaaattaagctgATCTATTCTCActtgaaaataagaaaaagttCATTAATTTACCTCtaaaatgagaaaagaagaacTAAAGTTCAGTACTTTTATTTGTTTGTAGCAATTGAACAGAATTTAGTGTCTAGCCTTTATTTTTTACTCAATCTGGAAATTACGAATCTCACGTCTGGAAAAGTAAATTGGAGAGCTGCACGATTTAGATTTGTCATCCACTTCGGCTAAATATAATCTAGTCGCAAGATTCTAGTGATATGATCAAAGCCTTTGATTCAAAGGTTACAGTTCGCTCTCTGATGCTTTCCAGCTGGGAACTggcttctttcctttttaatacTTCATAACTTTTGACTTTTCTGTATCAATGAGGTCACCTCTTTCTTCCCAACTTAGAAAAGTATCATCTATTTCCCCCATTTAGTATATttactatctttttttttttctctttctgaaacagattctttatttttttgaagTAAGGGTAAAGTTTGTATACACTCTATCCTTCATATACCTACTTTTGAGATTTTACTGGATTGTTATTGTTATAGTATATTTACTAACTTTATCTAAAACTATGATACTAGAAGGAAAATGATGATTTATTACTCTGTTCTATTTCAATTTAGTTatttagatgacacactttcTTTATTAGTCTCTTAAcaaagaatgacacatttttatatttagaaactattttactttaaattttttattttactcaaTTTCCCGTTAATTAGAAGCTTTTATACACACAAAAATATCATAAGCGCCCAAAGCTTTGGCCCTTTGAACTTATAGGATCacatgttttaaaaaaatattaaattttgtgTCTAAGTCAAATTATATCATTTGaatttgaaagaaattataattttataatgGAAATAaaggttcttttcttctttatagCAGCCTTTAGTAACTGATTCCTTTGATTACGGTCCCGATAAGAATAATTCATTGGTACATTCTTAGCTGGCAATAAATGTGACGCTCTCACCTTTTTTGTACTTTAGTCACTTGGATATTTATTCGATTTCGATAGGGAAAGAACTATGTGACAGTTGAAAATTCAAAATCTAACATACATTTATTAGTCGTTTTATTCGTGTTGTTGGATAGAATTATTGATGAGTTGTCTCAAATTGATGTGCAGCTGCGGTAGGTGAAAAATTCTTGGCCCGAGACATAACTTTCCAAAACACTGCAGGGGCCGCAAAACACCAAGCCGTAGCACTTCGCGTGGGGTCTGATTTGTCCGCTTTCTATAGATGTGACATTTTAGCCTATCAAGACTCTCTCTACGTTCACTCCAATCGTCAATATTTTGTTCAGTGTTTAATTGCGGGCACTGTTGATTTTATTTTCGGCAATGCTGCTGCTGTTTTACAAGACTGTGATATTCATGCCCGGCGTCCTGGTTCGGGTCAGAAGAATATGGTCACAGCCCAAGGAAGATCTGACCCGAACCAGAACACTGGAATTGTGATCCAGAAATGTAGAATTGGTGCAACGTCTGATTTGAGACCAGTTCAGAAGAGTTTCCCCACGTATCTTGGACGGCCATGGAAAGAATATTCTAGGACTGTGATTATGCAATCGTCAATTACTGATGTGATTAATTCTGCTGGATGGCATGAATGGAATGGGAATTTTGCGCTTAATACTTTGTTTTATGGCGAGTATCAAAATACTGGGGCAGGAGCTGGGACCTCAGGAAGAGTTAAATGGAAAGGGTTTAAGGTCATTACAAGTGCAACTGAGGCTCAAGCTTATACTCCTGGTAGATTCATTGCTGGAGGTAGTTGGTTGAGCTCCACTGGCTTCCCTTTTTCTCTTGGTCTCTGAAATCCTTTATTTTAAGTAGTATTTTGTTTTCAAGTTTT belongs to Nicotiana tabacum cultivar K326 chromosome 6, ASM71507v2, whole genome shotgun sequence and includes:
- the LOC107815259 gene encoding pectinesterase/pectinesterase inhibitor U1-like (The RefSeq protein has 1 substitution compared to this genomic sequence); amino-acid sequence: MLDSGKNVNFSKGKKKLFLTVVASVLLVAAVIGVVVGVKFRSNNSDDHADIQAITSAAHAIVKSACENTLHPELCYSTIASVSDFSKKVTSQKDVIELSLNITCRAVQHNFFKVEKLIKTRKGLKPREKVALHDCLETIDETLDELHTAIKDLELYPNKKSLKAHADDLKTLISSAITNQETCLDGFSHDDADKKVRKALLKGQKHVEKMCSNALAMICNMTDTDIANEQKLKGTTTNRKLREDNSEWPEWLSAGDRRLLQSSTVRPDVVVAADGSGNFKTVSEAVAKAPEKSSKRYVIRIKAGVYRENVDVPKKKTNIMFMGDGRSNTIITGSRNVKDGSTTFHSATVAAVGEKFLARDITFQNTAGAAKHQAVALRVGSDLSAFYRCDILAYQDSLYVHSNRQYFVQCLIAGTVDFIFGNAAAVLQNCDIHARRPGSGQKNMVTAQGRSDPNQNTGIVIQKCRIGATSDLRPVQKSFPTYLGRPWKEYSRTVIMQSSITDVINSAGWHEWNGNFALNTLFYGEYQNTGAGAGTSGRVKWKGFKVITSATEAQAYTPGRFIAGGSWLSSTGFPFSLGL